A segment of the Oscillatoria sp. FACHB-1406 genome:
TTGTTGAAATTGAATTTTTTGCTTGGCGGCTATCAGTTGTTGCTGCAATCGATCCAACCGCCGCGCGAGGCGATCTTCAACATTATCAATCGCGCCGTAAAGCGATCGCATCTCGCTCGAAATCTCAGCGTTTCTGCCTCGATGCGCCGCCTCCGGTTCAATGGGTTCAATTTTACGAAGGTAACTCGCAACTGCCGACGGTTGCGCCACAACCGGCAACATTTTCGCAGGTTTCTTCTCGAAGGGCAGTTCTAAGGGACGATTGGGAGAGGGGCGACTCGACTCTAAATCGATGGAGGGCTTGCGTTTGTTCATGGAAGGGGATGCTATGTTGGGGGGACAGGTCAAGCACATGGTACAATCGTATCGCATCAGCGGCGATTTTAATACTGACGTACTGAATTGAAGCGAGTAATGTTTCTATTTGTTTCTAAACTGCTGCCGCTGTTGATTTATCCCGTCGGCTTAACCTTCTTGTTGCTGGCGGTGGCGGGGGCGCTATCCTGGTACAAATCGCGCTGGACATTCGCACCCATCGCCTTAGCGCTGGCGGTGTTATGGCTGGCGAGTGCGGGCGGGATTAATGGGGCGTTGGTGCGATCGCTAGAATTGCAGAATCTTCCGCGCGGCGAAATGCCAACCGCCGATGCGATCGTGGTTTTGGGCGGCTGTACGAAACCCGCTACTCCTCCGCGTGCCTTCCCCGAACTCACCGAAGCGGGCGATCGCGTCCTCTATGCCGCTAAACTTTACAAAGATAAAAAAGCCCCTCTCATCGTTGCTGTCGGCGGGCGCATTCCTTGGCTGGGTGGCGGCAAACCCGAAGCAGGCGATATCGCCCAACTGCTGGAATTCATGGGCGTTCCCCCCAGCGCTATCCTCCAGGAATCTAACTCGCTCAACACATATCAAAATGCCGCAAATGTCAAGCCCATTCTCCAACAGCGCGGGATTCGGCGGGTATTACTTGTAACCTCAGCGCTACATATGCCGCGATCGCTCCTCGTCTTCCAACGTCAAGGAATCGAGGCAATCGCCGCCCCCACCGACTTTTTAACAACCCTCGCCTCTAATAACCCCCAGCAAGCCAGCATCGCCGGTGTCGTGTTCGATCTCGTTCCCGATGTCGCCCGCATCGCCACGACTACGCAAGCGCTGAAAGAATACATCGGTTTGTGGGTTTATCGCTTGCGGGGATGGGCGTGATGAGGGGTGAAGAGGGGATAGCGCTTCGACACTTCGACAAGCTCAGTGCAGCGCTTCGCGGCAGTCGAGGTAAGTCGAGACTCAGCGCACGCTCGAGCAGTTCAACAGACTCCCTTCGGCAAACTTCCTCACCCCCCCCAGCTTAGGACTCTCTTTGTCCATTCAGGTAAAATTATGGTACATATAAAAATTAGAGATATTTAAGAAACTTCGTAAAGCGCGACTAAGGAGAGAAGGCGATGACCATTTTAAAAGTGCTGTTGTTCTTGTTGCCCCTAGCATTTGCTCTTGGCTGGGTTGCCTATCAAATTGGCGGTCCCGCCCTCAAACAAGGCCAAGATTTTTTAAATAAGCCGTAATGTCGCGATCGCTTGCAAGTTAAAGCGTCGTTTACATTCTGGTTTAATGACAATAGGCTGCTTTCTTTGAGGAGGAAGCAGCTTTTTTAGTTGGAGAGACGAACGTGCCGACTTATCTGTTTTGGGGCGAAGACGATTTCGCGCTGCATCGAGAAATCGAAAAGTTACGCGAAGAAGTTCTCGATCCGGCCTGGATTCAGTTTAATTATGAGAAGATTGCAGGAGAACGAGCCGAAAGCGCGATCGCTGCCCTCAACCAAGCGATGACACCCCCATTCGGGACGGGCGGGCGCTGCGTCTGGCTAGCCGATACAACGCTAACCCAGCAATGTTCGGATGCGCTACTGACAGAATTGCAGCGCACCCTGCCCGCGATCCCCGAAACTTCAACGTTCATCCTTTCAAGCGTGAAAAAACCCGACGGGCGCAATAAAGCGACGAAATTGTTGCAAAAACACGCCAGTATCCGCGAGTTTTCCTTAATTCCGCCTTGGAAAACCGATGAATTGGTGCGAAAGGTAGAAGAGGCGGCGCGGACGACGGGAGTGAAGTTGACGCGGGGCGCGATCGCGTTGTTGGCAGAATCGGTTGGCAGCAATACGCGCCAGTTGTGGAACGAACTGGAAAAATTAGCGTTGTGGGGCAAAAATACGCGATCGCCCCTTGATGAAGCGATCGTCTCGCGTTTAGTCGCCGCTAATGCCCACAACGCCTACAAACTCGCCGATGTTATTCGCAGTGGCAATACCCCCCAAGCGCTGAGTTTAGCAGCAGATTTGCTCGCCAATAACGAACACCCGTTGAGTCTTGTCGCCCTTTTAACGGGGCGATTTCGGACTTGGTTGCTGTTGCGTCTGGCGATCGACTCGGGCGAAAAGGATGAGAGTAAGATCGCCGCGATCGCAGAAATCCCCAATCCCAAGCGCATCTATTACCTGCGCCAAGAAATTCGTTCCCTCTCCGCCCAACAACTCCTCGCCGTTCCGCCCCTTCTGTTACAACTCGAAGTTAGCCTCAAACGCGGCGCAGAACCTTCCGCCGCCCTCCAAACTCACATCATTCAACTCTGCCAAATTTGTCGGGGAGAAGCGAAATTAGAATAGCCCACCTAATAGAATGGCAAACAACGTTAATTGTTGCTCGGTACGATTGACGGCTTCTTTAGATTCCATTTCGAGGGTTCCTTCAAAATCAATACCGTAACCGCTGGGAACCTCGCACTGCATTTCATCGACAGGAATATAGTAAAGCAGTGGGGTTGTGTGGGCATTGCAAGGGACAACATCGTTCAACTCTTCGGCAGAGGAATGAGTCGAAGACAAAACCTCTTCGTTTTCCGGTAATGGACTGGCCAGACTTGGAAAACAGAATAATAAAAGGCTGCTAATGGCAATCAAAACGATCGAATACTTTTTCATAAGATTTACTTTATTTTTTGAAGAAGCGGTCAATCCCCTAACCTTAAGTTTTTCTCATCTGAGGGTAGCCCTAGAGATGGCTGACTGCTGCTAGAGAGCTTTCTTTAAGCACGCTGAAGATCGCCCCAGCAGCCTCCCTTCAGGATTGACCCGATCCGCAAAGCGGAAGCACGAGCTTTTTGAGAATTAAATCGGTATTCAACGAGACCTTCCAAGAAAATCTTAATCAATACAGGGCAAACCCGACAGGTTGTGTTACAGTTCTTAGCGTTTAGCGCAAACCCTTGCCAAGGGAGAGTTTCAATCCGCTCGGTTTTTGCCGCTAAGAGGGTTACAATCGGGGTTACAAGTTTGGAAATGTTTTAACTCGAACCCTCCAAATTTAAGTCGGCCTTATGCGTTCGATTCTTAAATAATTTAATGGTTCGCCAGCGACCCAGGACGCTTTGTGCCACGATAACAGAGAGAAGTATTGAAAGGCGCGATCCCACAGGGATCCGCATAGCGGCACGCACTCATGTTAGAACACGACGTTATCATTGTCGGCGGCGGCCTTGCCGGTTGCCAAGCAGCCTTAGAAATCAAGCGCGTTAGCCCCAACCTCGACGTTGCTATCGTTGCGAAAACCCATCCCATTCGTTCCCACTCCGTCGCCGCCCAAGGGGGGATCGCCGCTACGCTCAAAAATGTCGATCCCGAAGATGCCTGGGAAGCGCACGCCTTCGATACCGTCAAAGGTTCCGACTACCTCGCCGACCAAGATGCGGTCGAATTACTGGTGCGAGAAGCGCCCCAAGTTATCATCGATTTAGAACATCTCGGCGTTCTGTTTTCTCGCCTTCCCGACGGACGCATCGCCCAACGCGCTTTCGGCGGACATTCTCACAACCGCACCTGCTACGCTGCCGATAAAACCGGCCACGCGATCCTACACGAGTTGGTCAACAACTTGCGGCGCTGCGGCGTGAAGATTTACGACGAGTGGTACGTCATGCAACCCATCCTCGAAGACGAGGAAGTTAAAGGCGTTGTCATGCTGCGAATTCTCGACTCAACGCTAGAAGTCGTTCGCGCTAAAGCGGTTATGTTTGCAACCGGCGGTTACGGACGCGCTTACAATACCACCTCTAACGATTATGCCTCCACGGGCGACGGTTTGGCGATGTGTGCGGCGGCGGGTTTGCCCTTGGAAGATTTGGAGTTCGTGCAGTTTCACCCGACGGGATTGTATCCGGTGGGAGTCCTGATTTCTGAAGCGGTGCGCGGCGAGGGCGCATACCTCAGAAATAGCGAAGGGCGGCGCTTTATGGAAGATTATGCCGCCAGTCGCATGGAACTTGCCCCCCGCGATATTACCTCCCGCGCCATTACCCTAGAAATTCGCGCCGGACGGGGGATTCATCTCGATGGCAGTGCGGGCGGTTCGTTCGTCCATTTGGATTTAAGCCATCTGGGGCGCAAGAAAATTATGGAACGCATTCCTTTTGCTTGGGAAGAAGCGCACCGCCATTTGGGGATCGATGCGGCGGAAGTCCCGATGCCAGTACGTCCGACGGTACATTATTCAATGGGCGGAATTCCGGTGAATACGGACGGGCGGGTGCGAGGATCTGCCAGTCGTTTGTTAGAGGGCTTTTTTGCGGCGGGGGAGGCGGCTTGCGTTTCGGTTCACGGGGCAAATCGGTTGGGGAGTAATTCGCTGCTGGAATGCGTGGTGTATGGGAGACGGACGGGAAACGCGATCGCGCGCTACGTGCAAAATCGTAAAATGCCCGGTTTCGATCCCCAACCTTACCTTAAAGCAGCCGCAGAACGCATCGACAGTTTATTGCATCAGCAGGGAACGCTACGAATCGACCAACTGCGGCAACAATTCCAAGATTGCATGACGGAGTATTGCGGCGTATTTCGTAACGAAGCGACGATGAAGGCCGGTTTGGAAAAGTTACGCCAACTTCAGCAGCAATATAGCCAAATTTATCTCGATGATAAAGGCTCTTGTTGGAATACGGAGTTAATTGAGGCGCTGGAGTTGAAGAATTTAACTTTGGTGGGGGAATTGATCCTCTCTTCGGCGATTAATCGTCAGGAAAGTCGCGGCGCGCACTCGCGGGAAGATTTTCCCGATCGCAATGACGAACGATACCTGAAACATACTCTTGCTTATTATTCACCCGCCGGTGTTGAAATTGAGTATATGCCGGTAACGATTAATCGCTTCGAGCCGCAGGAAAGGAAGTATTAAATTATGAATTATGAATTATGAAGGGTGAATGATGAATAATGAATAATGAATAATGAATAATGAATAATGAATGGTGGTCATTAAGCACTTCGGCAAGCTCGGGGTGGCACTTGCCGAAATGGTGAATTTTTAATTTTTAATTTTTAATTTTTAATTCATTTCAGCCGCCAATTTGCGACATAGTACGGCGATAGGTACTGCCCGCCGTGCCGGGATCGCGTTGTTTGAAGTTCGTTTCGGGTTTAATGGCGAGTAATTCCCGCACTTGTTCTCGGAGTTGGGCGGTGGAAGTGCCGTTGCGTAGGGCAGTTTTGAGGTCGATTTGTCCGCTTTCGTTGAGAAGACAGGGACGCAGCCACCCGTCGGCAGAGAGGCGCATTCGGTTGCAGCGATCGCAAAAACATTCGGACATCTGGCTGATAAATCCTAGCGTTCCCTTCGCGCCGGGAATTTGGAAAACATCGGCGGGGCCGTTACCGCGCACGGTGGATTCGACTAAACCCCAGCGATCCCGGATGGCCGCGCGCAGTTCTTCTGAGGGAATCCAGGCGCGTTCTTGAAACAGTTCTGGGTTGCCGATGGGCATGAATTCAATGAAGCGGACGTGCCAATGGCGATCGCGCGTTAGGGCAGCTAAATCGAGAACTTCGCGATCGTTCAACCCCGGTACGACCACAACATTCAGTTTTAGGGGGTCGAACCCCACTCGATAAGCTTCCTGAATGCCCTCCCATGTCTGCTTCCACCGGCTTAGACCGCGATTTCCGATTATTTTGTCAAAAACTTGGGGATCGAGGGAATCCAGGCTGATATTAATTCGTCGCAATCCGGCATCGTAGAGCGGTTTAGCCAGATGCGAAAGTAAAAAGCCGTTCGTCGTCATCGCTAAATCCTGCGTTTGCGGTAACGCCGCGATCGCGCCGACAATCTCCACGACATCGGGACGCAGTAGGGGTTCTCCTCCGGTGAGGCGAAACTTGCGAAAGCCGAGGGGAATAAACACTTCCTCCAGCAAAATTATCATTTCCTGGCGGCTGAGGAGTTCCGGGTTCAGAACGTAGTCGAGTTCCGCGCCTTCCGGCATACAGTATTGACAGCGGAAGTTACAGCGATCGAGCAAACTGATGCGGAGATAATCGACGGGGTTCATGGGGTTCGGGCAGTGAAACAATTGCTTCTTCTTAGGATACAAACAAGGAAGTCTGCCCGTGGGGTAAATTAGCGATCGAGGGGGCTGATACCGAGAGAATGCAGAGGATTTGTCGGTTTCAGGTCGTTCTCAAATTCTTCTCCAGTGGGGTAAACCCTAGGAAATCTGCCCTTGGGAAGATTTATCATTCAGCAGACTCCTACAGGGATAACCGACGAGATTTATGGGTTTGGAGGCTATGGAAAAATTCTTCCCCTGTAGGATAGAAATGGATGAAGTCTGCCTGTGGGAAGATTTACGGAGACGGGTTGAAGCCTATCATCTTAGACGTAATAGCAATCGTACCAACACCCAGCCAAGCATCTAGCTGCGCTCGTTGGTTGGAAGTCGAAGGTATTGCAGGAGTCAATTCTAGCCCATCTCCGCATACATAGGGACGTTACCTTCTAACCGTCTTTATTGACTTCCCAATCCCTGCCCGAACTGTTTTTGAACGTGGAGTCTGAAGGACTGCATATTTTTCAAAACTGCTTCATATTAGAGATTGGTAAGCCGGAATACAAAGTGTTTGGCAACATTTTGCGACGATATAGAGTCGTGTGTGTTTATCTTTAAAAACCAGAGTGTAGGAAAAGGATTGTATATTATGTGTATCAGCGATATTGTCGAACAAGCCTTAACGACCAGTTACTTGAGTTTGGAAGCCGAAGAAAGTCTGCGCCAATTACTT
Coding sequences within it:
- a CDS encoding YdcF family protein gives rise to the protein MFLFVSKLLPLLIYPVGLTFLLLAVAGALSWYKSRWTFAPIALALAVLWLASAGGINGALVRSLELQNLPRGEMPTADAIVVLGGCTKPATPPRAFPELTEAGDRVLYAAKLYKDKKAPLIVAVGGRIPWLGGGKPEAGDIAQLLEFMGVPPSAILQESNSLNTYQNAANVKPILQQRGIRRVLLVTSALHMPRSLLVFQRQGIEAIAAPTDFLTTLASNNPQQASIAGVVFDLVPDVARIATTTQALKEYIGLWVYRLRGWA
- a CDS encoding photosystem II protein Y: MTILKVLLFLLPLAFALGWVAYQIGGPALKQGQDFLNKP
- the holA gene encoding DNA polymerase III subunit delta, giving the protein MPTYLFWGEDDFALHREIEKLREEVLDPAWIQFNYEKIAGERAESAIAALNQAMTPPFGTGGRCVWLADTTLTQQCSDALLTELQRTLPAIPETSTFILSSVKKPDGRNKATKLLQKHASIREFSLIPPWKTDELVRKVEEAARTTGVKLTRGAIALLAESVGSNTRQLWNELEKLALWGKNTRSPLDEAIVSRLVAANAHNAYKLADVIRSGNTPQALSLAADLLANNEHPLSLVALLTGRFRTWLLLRLAIDSGEKDESKIAAIAEIPNPKRIYYLRQEIRSLSAQQLLAVPPLLLQLEVSLKRGAEPSAALQTHIIQLCQICRGEAKLE
- a CDS encoding succinate dehydrogenase/fumarate reductase flavoprotein subunit codes for the protein MLEHDVIIVGGGLAGCQAALEIKRVSPNLDVAIVAKTHPIRSHSVAAQGGIAATLKNVDPEDAWEAHAFDTVKGSDYLADQDAVELLVREAPQVIIDLEHLGVLFSRLPDGRIAQRAFGGHSHNRTCYAADKTGHAILHELVNNLRRCGVKIYDEWYVMQPILEDEEVKGVVMLRILDSTLEVVRAKAVMFATGGYGRAYNTTSNDYASTGDGLAMCAAAGLPLEDLEFVQFHPTGLYPVGVLISEAVRGEGAYLRNSEGRRFMEDYAASRMELAPRDITSRAITLEIRAGRGIHLDGSAGGSFVHLDLSHLGRKKIMERIPFAWEEAHRHLGIDAAEVPMPVRPTVHYSMGGIPVNTDGRVRGSASRLLEGFFAAGEAACVSVHGANRLGSNSLLECVVYGRRTGNAIARYVQNRKMPGFDPQPYLKAAAERIDSLLHQQGTLRIDQLRQQFQDCMTEYCGVFRNEATMKAGLEKLRQLQQQYSQIYLDDKGSCWNTELIEALELKNLTLVGELILSSAINRQESRGAHSREDFPDRNDERYLKHTLAYYSPAGVEIEYMPVTINRFEPQERKY
- the moaA gene encoding GTP 3',8-cyclase MoaA, translating into MNPVDYLRISLLDRCNFRCQYCMPEGAELDYVLNPELLSRQEMIILLEEVFIPLGFRKFRLTGGEPLLRPDVVEIVGAIAALPQTQDLAMTTNGFLLSHLAKPLYDAGLRRINISLDSLDPQVFDKIIGNRGLSRWKQTWEGIQEAYRVGFDPLKLNVVVVPGLNDREVLDLAALTRDRHWHVRFIEFMPIGNPELFQERAWIPSEELRAAIRDRWGLVESTVRGNGPADVFQIPGAKGTLGFISQMSECFCDRCNRMRLSADGWLRPCLLNESGQIDLKTALRNGTSTAQLREQVRELLAIKPETNFKQRDPGTAGSTYRRTMSQIGG